One genomic segment of Novisyntrophococcus fermenticellae includes these proteins:
- a CDS encoding LemA family protein, which yields MSREKHSSNVWKVLLGIFIVAALIIWFFTGSYNRLVREEESVNKAFSNISVQLQRRNDLIPNLVNTVKGYAAHETDVFTSVTDAREHMLSASTVRDAAAADTELSNSLGRLLAIAEAYPELKANENFLSLQDQLEGTENRIGTSRRDYNEAVNLYNTEIRTFPANIIANLWGFEKHELFAASEGAQEVPDVDFSR from the coding sequence ATGAGTAGAGAAAAACATAGCAGCAACGTATGGAAAGTGCTCCTTGGCATTTTTATTGTCGCAGCTTTAATTATCTGGTTCTTCACGGGGAGCTATAATCGTCTTGTAAGAGAAGAAGAATCTGTCAATAAAGCCTTTTCAAATATCTCTGTACAACTTCAGAGAAGAAATGACTTGATTCCCAACCTTGTAAATACAGTAAAGGGGTATGCGGCCCATGAAACAGATGTCTTTACCTCAGTAACAGATGCGCGGGAGCATATGCTCAGCGCCTCAACAGTCCGGGATGCTGCTGCCGCCGATACCGAATTGTCGAATTCTCTGGGACGGCTGCTTGCAATCGCAGAAGCTTATCCCGAACTAAAAGCAAATGAGAACTTTTTATCATTGCAGGACCAGCTTGAGGGTACAGAAAACAGAATTGGAACATCCCGAAGGGATTACAATGAAGCTGTGAATTTATATAATACCGAAATACGAACCTTTCCGGCAAACATCATCGCAAACCTTTGGGGTTTTGAAAAACATGAGCTGTTTGCGGCAAGCGAAGGTGCACAGGAAGTTCCTGATGTTGATTTTTCCAGATAG
- a CDS encoding TPM domain-containing protein: protein MLIHQKKAGIVAGILFVLITAVIPVSAQKNIPAPTSQFFVNDFSDILSSDTEAYIYATSKRYQSNGGPQVVVTTIPSLDGASLEEYSIDMARNWKIGSKAENNGVLILLAYKEREIRIEVGYGLEGIITDSLAGRFIRQAAPDLKKDDFDSGIRKIYDLAIHELEEPGSYEKENKDERSIVPFTFMILIILLIFFFPRHNSRNGGFGSGLGGGFGGFYGGFGGGSGRGGSGGGFGGGGSFGGGGASGKFLDRDEPV, encoded by the coding sequence ATGTTGATCCATCAAAAAAAAGCAGGCATTGTGGCGGGAATTCTATTCGTACTTATCACTGCTGTCATTCCTGTATCTGCTCAAAAGAATATACCCGCTCCAACCTCCCAGTTCTTTGTAAATGATTTTTCTGATATCCTTTCTTCTGACACCGAAGCGTATATCTATGCCACAAGCAAAAGATATCAGTCAAACGGAGGGCCGCAGGTTGTAGTGACCACCATTCCCTCACTCGATGGTGCCTCTTTGGAGGAATATTCCATAGATATGGCAAGAAATTGGAAAATAGGAAGTAAGGCGGAAAATAATGGGGTTCTGATCCTTCTGGCCTATAAAGAAAGAGAAATACGTATTGAAGTGGGCTATGGATTAGAAGGTATTATCACCGACAGTCTGGCCGGACGTTTCATACGTCAGGCTGCCCCTGACTTAAAGAAAGATGATTTTGATTCCGGAATTCGCAAGATATATGATTTGGCAATACATGAATTAGAAGAACCGGGCTCTTATGAAAAAGAAAATAAGGATGAGAGAAGTATCGTACCCTTTACCTTTATGATTCTGATTATTCTTCTTATTTTTTTCTTCCCCCGCCATAACAGCCGAAACGGAGGGTTTGGCAGCGGGCTGGGAGGTGGCTTTGGGGGGTTCTATGGAGGGTTTGGCGGTGGTTCCGGCCGTGGCGGCTCAGGCGGCGGCTTTGGCGGCGGCGGAAGCTTTGGCGGCGGCGGCGCCTCCGGGAAATTTCTGGACAGGGATGAGCCGGTCTGA